The Cynocephalus volans isolate mCynVol1 chromosome 5, mCynVol1.pri, whole genome shotgun sequence genomic sequence CTGGACTTTGTTAGATTCCATTGATCAAAATTACTGTGCTCATTCTGTATTGGGGCCCCAAAGCCACCTGATCAGAGCCTTTATATGTGTAACCAGCAGCAGGTTTTCCACTAATTAGCCACACATGGTGCAGCCTTTAGGTTCTGCGAGCCCAATCGTGATAAGGTAAGTGGTAAATATGTGTACTCTCTTGTTTAGGGGAAATATATAGGAAATCCCTGTGGGGAGTACAAAGATAAGAACGGAAATAAAATACAGGAAAGGAGAACCAGCCAACATAGAAGATGCTAAATTAGTATTTGATAATAAAATTCAAGAATATTTCTAGTACCTGCAGTCATTTAATGGTTAAAAAGTCATTACCTTTAGGAAACATAGGACCACTTGTCTAAACGACCTTGCTCTTGCATGCCAGTTTATGACTGTATTTCAGTTTTTCATATAGGGCCAGTTTTCCTTTACTTGctatttaaaaacagtattttctatgttttatagAGATAGTGGCAAAAGGAAGCATTATATGGTTTAGTATTGCCAAATAGAgaataagttaattaaaatgaGTTAGCTTTTTCACTTCAgggtttttattaaaatagaaacacTAGATTTTTTTAGGTGCTAAAGgagtcctttttaaaataaagaataatggcaacaaaattttaaattaataattatgagAAAAGACCTAAACTCTTTAAGACAAGATAGAGCTTAGTAAACTATTGCTTCAGTTAGTGAGGTAtaaatccaaaattttaaaatctaatatttCATTTGCAACTAATGTGTATGACtacattcttaatttttgaatttcaaatagTTCACAATTATGTAGAGTAAAATATGGAAGTCTCATTAGTTAAATTATGAGAGGTAGCCATcacttgtcaattttattttaaaaattctttatacaGATacttatatatgcacatatatgtaaaattttacataagTACATACATTCAATAGAAATCAGTCATGTTTTCTtagaagtcttttttctttttcctttctcttttttgccttccccttttccctccaaACTCCCCCTCCACTCTCATTACCTCCCACAGACCTCAAGCAACCTGCCTTAACttccttgtgtgtgtgtccttctgCATTTTTCTCCATGTTCATATAGTTACGtacatatatatcttatatacatatgcatacacatatgtaAATTTATAGGGTTTTATTTTACTCAGTGATATACAATCTCACATTGAATCTATGGATTAATTGGGGAGAATTGgaatctttataatattttttccaaTCCCTGAGCATGATATATCACCATTAAATTAAGTTTATTAAGAtagtgatgtgtgtgtgtgtgtgtgtgtgtgtatgtgagtgtgtatgtgtatttggcTCAGTCTACTATCTCCTTGAAACTCTGTCCTGCATTGGTTCAGTGACACTACCCTCATGGTTTTCCTCCCCCCTCTCTTTtgccatttcttatttttatttgtagacCTTTTTTTTCCTATGCTATTTCTTAGGCTTCTATCATTGGCtcactttttcttcttgttcttgaGTGATCTCCTCTACCTACTGAATAATTATTCACCAATGTTTATCTCCTGTTTGTaccattttttggtttgtttgtttattctctaGACCCAAATACCTTCTGAGCATCTCCACTTTTGCCATTCAATTTTGTTGGgtaaaatctgtgtgtgtgtgtgtgtgtgtgtataattattattattattattatttctggcACTGATGTGCTTAAACAGCCTTTCCCTACTTAAagattataaaacatatttttgtatattttattttaatacttttatggcttacttttttacatttaatactttattccatctggaatttattttttctttttggagataAGTAGGGAAACATCTAAGGATTCCATGTATTTTTTGGGTgacatttctttttgtcttttcagtCAAGATCCATTTTATAGGTTAGTGGGAGTCATTAGTAATCAAGCAGTGTGAGGTCTGGGACCAGATATATCCTGTTCATTGTTGAATTCCTGGCATCTGGCACAATGCATAGGTGATGGTAAGATTTTAGTTAATattattgaatgaaaaaattatgGGAGGGGAAAATTGTTTGGTTATCTATTTTAACTTAATAACACTTTCCtgttttttctctatattttttgtGTTTGAAAGTCTTTCGTATCTTAGAAGGCCTTAATCTACCAAGTATTTTGGCCTCAGTGAAACTTGAAGAACATTTCAAGTGTTTTCAGGGTAAACCAAATAACCTGTTCATGTCATCTATGCCTTAATTCTTTCCTAGATTCCAGCTTGCTAGGGAAGCAGTTTATATTCACCTTTCTTCTATGTTAGtaaaaattccattaaaataTGATGTTTCAGATGTGGCTTAGTGGATGTAATTATGTGTTACTGCTGGTACTGTTTCTATATCTGCCTAATCTTTACTGCTACCCTGATGTGAGCCAGTTCCTGAGGGTTTACTTGGCTGAGTTCTGTTTTCCTTATTTATACTTTGTCCTACAGTGAAAGCCATGGATAACATATGATAAGGATCTACTTTGTTTTTCCTGTTGATGGTTATTTCAGTGATAAGgtcaaggaactgaattttaaaatgaagacagTTCATCCACAATTATATATCGATGCCTTCTGTGTGCAAAGAGCAAGATGCTATAGAAAGTCTCTATCTTTCCAGTACTTTCCAGTAAGGGGGACATAATACACAACCATCAGAAAACTCATTTAGGCACAGTGACAAATGAATGGTATTAACAATAGTGTTTGGGGAATtcaggaaagggaaaaatatctCTGACTTGTGATGATTAGGGAAAACTTCCTGAGGAGTGGAAACTTATTTAAGGCTATGTCAAATGTATGGTCAATGCAATATCTcatatgggttaaaaaaaaaaaaagcaaaattgtgAAATGGGAATGAATTGTACAAATATGGAGACCAATGTGTGTAGTAGAATGACAGGCAGTTGTGTGTGGGAGAGTAGAAGAGGATTGGAAGTAAATAGGGTCAGATCACGGAGGGTCTTTAGTGTTTTTTCAAAACGTGATATTCCATGGAAACATCCTATTCCATCAAGCATGGGCTATAAATATTCAGGCTGGAAAATCCTTCATAGTTTCGATGACATGAAATAACCTGCTATATTTATGAGTTTGTGCCTTTGTACATTACATCCATGGGTGCTATTAACCtcagtgttttctgtgtatttcaGACATTAGTCTCTATCCATGGGGAACTGGAACTTATTGGGTGGCATCCTAGAGGAAGTTCACTCCCACTCAACCATAGTAGGGAAAATCTGGCTGACCATCCTCTTCATCTTCCGAATGCTGGTACTTGGTGTGGCTGCTGAGGATGTCTGGGATGATGAACAGTCAGCCTTTGCCTGCAACACCCAGCAGCCAGGTTGCAACAACATCTGTTATGATGATGCTTTCCCTATCTCTTTGATCAGGTTCTGGATTTTACAGATCATCTTTGTGTCCTCTCCTTCTCTAGTGTATATGGGCCATGCACTTTATAGACTTAGGGCCTTTGAGAAAGAGAGGCAGAAGAAAAAGTCACACTTTAGAACCCAGATGGAGAATCCAGAGCTTGACTTGGAGGAGCAACAAAGGATAGACAGAAAACTGAGAAGGTTAGAAGAGCAGAAGAGGATCCATAAAGTCCCTCTGAAAGGATGTTTGCTGCGTACTTATGTCTTGCACATCTTGACCAGATCAGTGCTGGAAGTAGGGTTCATGATAGGCCAATATATTCTCTATGGGTTTCAAATGCACCCCCTTTACAAATGCACTCAACCTCCTTGCCCCAATGCTGTGGATTGCTTTGTATCCAGGCCCACGGAGAAGACCATTTTCATGCTCTTTATGCACAGCATTGCAGCCATCTCCTTGTTACTCAATATACTGGAAATATTTCATCTGGGCATCAGAAAAGTCAGGAAGGCACTCTATGAAAAATCCCGCAGTGAAGGCATTGAGAATGAAAGGGGCCCTCCATTCCACTTGAAGAAATATTCAGTGGCCCAGCACTGTATGATTTGCTCTTCCTTGTCTGAAAGAATCTCTCTACTTCAAGCCAACAATCAACAGAAAGCCACTAGAGTCAATATGCCAAAGTCAAAAACCATGTGGCAAATTCCACAACCCAGGCACTTTGAGGTAGACACTTCCTTTAGCAAAAAAGACATAGCTGAGAAGGATCAGCACAGAGGACAGCTCCATGTCCACAGCCCATGTCCCTGGAATGGCAGTGCCAGAATTCAGCACCACGGACACCAACGAGACCATTCCTCTTTTGGCCTACAGAATACGATGTCCCAGTCCTGGCTAGATACAACGACAGCTCCTAGACACTGTCCATCCTATGCAGTAGGAACCTGGGAGCAGTCCCAGTACCTGGAACCCTCAGGTGAACCTCTCACAGATCGGCACAGTCACTGCAGAGACAGTGATGGCAGCATGAAAGAAAGTGGGGTCTGGATAGACAGATCTCGCCCAGGCAGTCGCAAGGCCAGCTTTCTGTCCAGATTGCTGTCTGAAAAGGGACAGCTGCATAGTGGCTCAGGAAGCTCCAGTTCTCAGAATAGCTCCTGCTATCGGGAAAACAGCCCCTCGCCTCTGCCTTCAGCCACTGGGCACAGAACATCAATGGTAAGTAAAGACAGCCCTACTAATCACAGAACTATCACAAGAACTGTTCCACTCTGGccacttctttcccttttttccttcctgatatctatatatgtgtgttGAGAGAGGTGGATGGGGAGGGAGTTAATTTACAGAGAGATAAATTCATTTATACAATACACTTGGGTAAACTCAATTCATAAACTTATAAAAAACTTCCTGTTTACCAGTTGCTCATTAAAAGTGCTGGGtatgaaaatggataaaatatatcTGAGGGCTCAGAGTCTAGATGGAAAAGATAAACAGGTAAACATGTAAACATGATCAAGTGCCAGGTGCCATATTAATGAGAGTGAGTGGGCAAAGGACGGAGTGATGAATTCCATACGGATGGGTTAGAGAAAGCTTCATAGTTGGAGTTACTTTGAACCAAATCTTGAAAGAGTGGTGAGTTTCTCCAGAATTGGGAAGACTGGAGCACATGAAAAGCCATTCTGGTAGAGGGAATAGCACAGACAAAAGCTGAGAGGATTGACACAGCAAGGCTGTCTGGGAGCTGcgtgtggctggagcacagagtGACAGGAGGGCTGTGCAGAGAGGCAAGGCTGGAGAAAGGGGCGTGGAGTCCACGGAGAGAGGCAACAGAGAACTGATAGAGGATGTCAAGCAGAGGAAGGAATGGACCAGAATTGCACTTTAGAAAGCTTTCtgtcacgggccggcccgtggctcacttgggagagtgtggtgttgataacaccaaggccgtgggttcagatcccatatacggatggccggttagctcattgggtgagcgtggtgctgacaacaccaaatcaagggttaagatccccttaccggtcatctattaaaaaaaaattaaaaaaaaaaaaaagaaagctttctgTCACAATACAGAAAATGGAGCAGGGGAGGGATCATTTGTAACCTTTAGTTGCCCTCGTCTCACTAATAAGGAGGGTATACTCCATTGTTTTAAAACCTCTggcatttaaaaatcatatacaaATATTTTGCGATATATTTCACAAAGACTAAAATCAATGTTATATTTatcttaattttgttctttgaaaagccACCGTGGGATACACATTCTCTGGCTACTGTAAAAGGTAATGGATATTTACTGTGGATTCCTCTCAGTTCTGCAACAAAGGATGACACCTACTTTACTCACAGCTCCTAACAGTCAGCTTTTTTCCACTAAAAAGAAAACTCCCCCAAGTTTGGTGGGAGAGTTTCCTGGTTGAGCTCACTTGGTTGACCTCACACATTCCTTTGTTTCATTCTTTGTGTTAATAATGATTGAATCCCTCTACTGGTTTCTTATCTCTTCAGGGTTTAAAGATACTATAGTGATTGCACTAAAGCCATACCTTGAGTAGGAATCAGCCTACTTGGATTTTACTAAAATTCTTCTCTCAGACTGATACTCATTTCTTGTTATTGACCAGCCATCTACCCAAGGGAGTATGTTTAGGATTAGTGTATGTGTACTTGGAAACCTCTGCCAAACTAGAATAGGGTTTTCAACCACAGCTGTGCATTAGAGTCAtctggaaactttaaaaaatcttcatgCCCAGGATTCACCCAGTTCCACTGAACCAGAATCTCTGTGGGTGGGCATTTTTAAAACTCCCGTGGTGATTGCAATgtacagccagggttgagaaccactcttTTAGAGAAACTTTGCCAGTGGCTACTGCTTCTTATCTGCAAAATCAACAAGACAACTctcatcattttccttctcttgcaTCTCCTTTCACATGACAGAACCTTTGCTTTTGCAGAAGGAAGAGACCGCAGTGTTTAGTTGTTTAGTTGAGTCAGCTTATCTTTTGGGAGAGGCCAGCCAAGCTCAGAAGCCTGGagagaggggccgagcccgtggcgcactcggtagagtgctgcgctgggagcgcggcgacgctcccgccgcgggttcggatcctatatgggaatgaccagtgcactcactggctgagtgccggtcatgaaaaacgacaaaaaaaaaaaaaaaaaaaagaagcctggAGAGATAAAGATGatggttccttccttccttccgtccgtccgtGTGGCCTTTATTATATtcattcatataaataaaaaccaaaaataatttacACTGAGGAAATGCACCactaaccttttaaaaaatacatgacatGAAAGTTTaattaggggccggcctgtggctcacttgggagagcgtggtgttgacaacaccaagtcaagggttaagatccccttagtggtcatctttaaaaaaaaaaaaaaaagaaagaaagtctaATCAGGCATGTTTGACTCTTTGAATGTCACAgtgtttttgtaaaattaataaactttatgttttagagcagttttggGCCCATagcaaaactgaaaggaaaatatgGAGATTTCCCATCTACTCCCTCCCCACCGCCAAACCTACCCCACAATTGACATCTGCACCAGAgcgatacatttgttacaattgatgaacctgcaATTTTACAAAGACCAGATTTTACACTAGGGTTTAcccttggtgttgtacattctatggattttgacaaatgtataatgacagcTATCTGCCATTACAATATtgcacagaatagtttcactgccctaaaagtcctctatgctccacctatttatccctccctcttccttaaCCCCTgccaaccactgatcttttacGGTCTCCATAgtcttgcctttttcagaatattgtatagttgaaatcatatagtatgtagtcttttcagattggtttctttcacttagtaatatgcatttacgTTCCCtgaatgtcttttcatggtttgataaCTCACttcttctttttatcactgaataattttccatCATCTGGAtgtgccacaatttatttattcattaacttACTGAAATACATCTTGGTTGcctccaagttttggcaattatgaataaagctgccatcAACATCCATGTGCAAATTTTTCTGTGGACataattttcaattcatttgggtaaatatcaaggagcatGATCGTTGGATTACATGGTAAGAGTTTGTTTAGTTTtctagaaactgccaaactgtctttcaaaatggctttaccattttttattcccaccaccaatgaatgagagttcctgttgttccacatctttgccagcaattggtgttgtcagtgttttggattttggccatgttaataggtgtgcagtggtctctcattgttgctttaatttgcatttctctaatgacatatgatgttgaatatcttttcatatgcttacttgccatctgcatatcttcttatgtgtctgttcaggtttctgcccatttttaaattgggttgtttgctttcttactgttgagttttaggagttctttgttTACTTTGTATGacaatcctttatcagatgtatcttttgcaaatatattctctcagtctgtgacttttcttctcattctcttggcATTGTCTTTTACACAGCAGAAggttaattttaatgaagtccagcttaccAATTATCTCATTCATGGATTGTGCCTCATGTGGTATACCTAAAAAGTCTTAATAATCAAGGTCATTTAGGTTTTctcttatgttatcttctaggagtttcacagttttgcattttacatttaggtctacaaCCATTATGAGTTCATCTTTGTGAAGGGTGTAATGTCTgtatctagattcatttttttgtatcTAGATTCATTCATGTGGATGACCAGTTATTTcaccaccatttgctgaaaagaccgtcttttctccattgtattgcctttgcttctttgtcaaaaatcagttgactagggccgagcccgtggcgcactcggtagagtgctgtgctgggagcgcggcggcgctcccgccgcgggttcggatcctatataagaatgaccagtgcactcactggctgagtgcccgtcacgaaagaacgacaaaaaaaaaaaaaaaatcagttgactatatttatgtagGTCTGTTCTGAGCTCTTTActgtgtttcattgatctatttgtccaCCTTTCACCAATACAACATTGTCTTGAtttctgtagctttatagtaagtcttgaattCAAGTAGTATCAGTCTTCTGaccttgttcttttccttcagtaTTGAGTCATGTGAATCAATTTGTctatatccacaaaataattttctgggattttgaatgaaattgtgttgaatatatagatcaatttgggaagaactgatatctCAACAATATCAAATCTTCCCATCCATGAACATaaatctctctccatttatttaattcttctttgatatctttcatcagagttttatagCTCCTCATATAggtcttgtacatattttgttaggtttatatctaagtatttcatttttgtgggGGTGTTAATGTAAATTGTAATGTGTTTAACTtcaattccacttgttcattgctgctacatagaaaaatatttttattgacttttgtacatTAATCTCATATCTTGAAATCTTGCTATAACCCCTCCAGGAATATTTCTGtcaattcttttgggttttctacatagataatcatgTTGTCtgtaaacaaagacagttttatttcttccttccaaatctgtataccttttatttccttttcttgtcttattttattatctaggacttccagtatgatgttgaaaagagGTGATATACTTCTCCTTATTCCTTATCATAGCAAGAAAGCTTCAAGTTTCTCACCGTTAAATATGATGCTAACTGCAGGGTTTTTGTAGACtatctttatcaagttgaggaattttcccttctattcctagttttctgagagttcTTATCATGCGtgggtgttagattttgtcaaatgctttttctgtagctactgagatgatcatgtgatctTTCTTCtgtagcctgttgatgtgatggacTACATTAATTGGTTTTCAAAAGTTGtaccagccttgcattcctgggataaatcccacttggttatggtatataattcttttcatacattgttggacttgatttataaatattttgttgagtatttttgtatctatgttcataagagatattggtctgtagttttcttttcttgcaatgtctttttctgttttttgtttgtttgtttgtttttaattagggTAATGCTAGTGtaatagaatgagtttagaaTTATCacctctgcttctatcttctgaaGATATTGTGGAAAATTGatataacttttttcttaaattacaaGGAATTTGGTAGAATGAAggagtttggtaaaattcaccagtgaacccataAAGGCCTGGCGCTTTCtcttttggaaggttattaattattgattaggtttctttaatagatataggtcTATTTacattgtctatttcttcttgtgtgagttttggcagattgtgtctttcaaggaattggtcgaTTTCATctggttatcaaatttgtgggcatagaattgttcataatattcctatattatactttaaaatgtCCATGGGATCTGTACTGATGTCCCCCTTTTCATTCCCAATATTAGTaacttgtgtcttctctctttttttcttagttagcgtggctagagatttatcaattttattgatcttttcaaagaacaagcttttggttttgttgatttttgcctattgatttcctgttttcatctCATTGATCTCtgcttaaatttttattatttttctctctgcttagtttgggtttaatttgtttttctcttcctagtTTCCTAAGCTTATTGATTtttgatctttcttcttttctaatatatgcaatcaatgctataaattttcctctaagtactgcttttgctgtatcccacacattttgataaattacattatcatttcatttcactcaaaatatttaaaaatttctcttgagatttcttctttgattcatgtgttatttagaagtgtgttatttaatctCCAACTACATTTGGATATTTCAActacctttttattattgattattagtttaattccattgtggtctgagagcgGACATTGtgtgatttctattctttaaaatttgttaaggtctgttttatggcccagaatgtggtctatcttagtTAGTGTTCCATGTaaccttgaaaagaatgtatgttCTCCTGTTTTTGAATGAAGCAGTCTATAGGTGTCAATTATATTTAGTTGATTGATGGTGCTATTTAGTTTAGTTATGTCTTTTCTGCTTTCCTGACTTTTGAATATGTCCAATTATAATAGAGGTATGTAAAGTGTCCAGCTATCATAGTTAATTCATCTGTTTCTCCTTACAATTGTAATAGTTTTTGCCTCATGTGTTTTGATGCTCtattgttaggtgcatacacatgAAATATTGACTCCTTTATCACTATGTAATGCCGCTttttatccctgataactttctttgctctgaaatctgctctgtctgaaattaatataactactccagctttcttttgatagGTGtaagtgtggtatatcttttcccatccgtTTACTTTTAGttcatgtattagtctgttttgtgttgctataacagaatacctgagactgggtaatttataaggaaaagaggtttctttggatcatgattctgggacagctgcatctggtatgggtctcaggctgcttctacccatGGCGGAAAAatagcaggcagctggcaggtacaagcagatcacatggtgagaggaagcaagagagagagagaggaggtgccaaggtcctataaacaaccagctctcgcaggaactaatagtgtaagaactcactcactacccctcctcccccagggagagcattaatccattcatgagggatctgcccccatgactaaAACAGCTTCTggcactgtcacattggggatcagatttccacatgagttttcacgggtacaacacatccaaactctatcagttcataagtgtctttatatttaaagtgggtttcttgtagacaacatatagtggatcttgttttttaataCACTCTGACAatctttgtgttttaatttttgtatttagatcatgacatttaaagtgattattggcATCATTGCATTAATATCTACCATGCTTGgtactttttcctatttcttgcTGTTGTTCTTTGTACCTATGTTTGTCTTCTTCacattttttggttttaattgagcattctatatgattccattttctttcctttcttagcatatcaattatacttctttctaaattttttagtggttgtcctagagtttgcaatatacatttatatcTAATCCAAGTCTGCTTTCACATAATATTATACTGCTTTCTGGGTAGTGCAAATACCTTTTAATGACAAAATATTCCTAATgcctccctcctgtcccttgtatcattgctgtcattaATTTCTtgcatatataagcatatatatagTATGGGAAGTTGTGATTCTCAGTATCCGCCTGTTGGCCTCTCCTATTTTGGGGGCAGCACTTTGCCCTATGACCTCTCTTCTCTGACACATCTAAGAAGAattgttaatttttcagttttctcagttttttacTTCTTGTTAGGATATAGTGGTTACTTCTAAGCTCCTTCCATGCCAGACCAGAaccctccttttttcttcttattcttttttctctgttctttatgtGAAAAGGTAAAATTGATGGAACCAATGTGGCAAGGTCCTGACGTGAGTGTGGCATCTCAGGTAGAGGGACCAGAAAGTGCAAAGGTCCTCAGGTCTTTGGAGCTATAGAACAGAGCACTGTTGTGGCCATGATCAAGTTGGGGAGAGGTAGGGATGAGATTGGAATGGGCAGGAGCCTAATATGTAGGGTATCATAGACCATGAATAGGAATTTGGGTTGTTTGGTACAGTGGTAGGCATCTTCTCatacatgtgttttaaaaaaaaatcagtttctggAGAATCTATTGTAGAAATAAGAGTAGAgtcagggagaccagttaggaggcttgTGCAGTGGTCCAGATGAGATATGACCAGGGGTATCACTGTTCATGATTTGGAAgaatagtttttttcttatttattgttttccAAATTGAAGTAATATATGCTCTTTGAAAGAAATTCAGACAATATAAAAGAACATAGAGTAAAATGTGAACCTGACCATGTAAAGGTTCATCTTCTCTTGTTTTCACCTGGACTCCACTCTACTTTCTTCCCCCCAAGCAACCTCTGTGAACTGCCTGGGATCTATCCCCTTGACCTTCCTCAATGCCTTCATAATCGATTCTTGAGGACAAATATATGTCcacatatatttgtttgttttttcaaaatataaatatgatcaTACTCTATAAATGTCTCTGCAATTTGCTTTTGCTTAACAATACGTCTCAGGGATCCTTCCATGCCAGCACCTATGGAACTGCCTCCATCTTTACATCAGCTGATTATTTTCCATGGTATGGATGAACCATAAGATACTTGATGGCCACATAGGCTGTTTCtaactttttttctgttacaaACAATGTTGCAATGAATGTTTCAAACATATATCTTTAATAGGTACCTAGAAGTGGAGTTGTTAGTTTTAACAAGAGtgcacatttttcattttgatggatGTTGCCAATTTCTGCTCAGGAAGGGCTATTCCAATCTACCCTGTCACTGTCACATTAGCACGCATTTCCCCATACTCCTGCCAACAGCAGGCATTATCTGCCCCCTCTCCCCATCTGATGAATTAGAAATATTCTCTTTAATTTATGTTTCTGTGATTACTACTGAAAGGACGAGTccacaccagttgacgatccaccggagagagctcgtttattaggcagcacacacacacatatatagggcttttagggaaggctgattggcttaaaatacaatccctacttagcataccgcatggggcttggggtgagctgattggtgtgcgaatcgcgccggcgggaaggagagtatggaagagaagggcaaccagcgccatgatg encodes the following:
- the GJA10 gene encoding LOW QUALITY PROTEIN: gap junction alpha-10 protein (The sequence of the model RefSeq protein was modified relative to this genomic sequence to represent the inferred CDS: inserted 2 bases in 1 codon; deleted 1 base in 1 codon) yields the protein MGNWNLLGGILEEVHSHSTIVGKIWLTILFIFRMLVLGVAAEDVWDDEQSAFACNTQQPGCNNICYDDAFPISLIRFWILQIIFVSSPSLVYMGHALYRLRAFEKERQKKKSHFRTQMENPELDLEEQQRIDRKLRRLEEQKRIHKVPLKGCLLRTYVLHILTRSVLEVGFMIGQYILYGFQMHPLYKCTQPPCPNAVDCFVSRPTEKTIFMLFMHSIAAISLLLNILEIFHLGIRKVRKALYEKSRSEGIENERGPPFHLKKYSVAQHCMICSSLSERISLLQANNQQKATRVNMPKSKTMWQIPQPRHFEVDTSFSKKDIAEKDQHRGQLHVHSPCPWNGSARIQHHGHQRDHSSFGLQNTMSQSWLDTTTAPRHCPSYAVGTWEQSQYLEPSGEPLTDRHSHCRDSDGSMKESGVWIDRSRPGSRKASFLSRLLSEKGQLHSGSGSSSSQNSSCYRENSPSPLPSATGHRTSMVSKTALLITELSQELFHSGHFXFPFFLPDIYICVLREVDGEGVNLQRDKFIYTIHLGKLNS